The following proteins are encoded in a genomic region of Gimesia algae:
- a CDS encoding DUF58 domain-containing protein: MNEYLNPEIIGRIAGIGFKTKQPVEGSIAGLHRSPLHGLSPEFADYRSYTPGDDLKNLDWKAYARSDRFYIKRFEEESNLRAVFIVDSSSSMAYGGPEYSKYDCAATIAVSLSAVLLKQRDAVGLAILNDHVQEDLRTGSTPSHLSKFIEVLQQVELAGETDIGPAVSQVADQIHRRGVVFVLSDLLTPLDRFYESLGKLQHAGHEVIILHILHRDEVEMPFKDSVIFKDIEGEEEIFAEPWAFHKAYQAAMEQFIQETRQRCQYCGIDYLQVLTDQNLGIVLSSYLHNRQFAGAKTHRGRMSALGGSSRDDSPEETVSQNPAT, encoded by the coding sequence ATGAACGAATACTTAAATCCTGAAATTATCGGGCGGATCGCGGGGATCGGATTCAAAACAAAACAGCCCGTTGAAGGCTCGATTGCCGGCCTGCATCGCAGCCCCCTGCATGGGTTGTCTCCTGAATTTGCGGACTACCGCAGTTATACACCCGGCGATGATCTGAAAAATCTGGACTGGAAAGCCTACGCCCGTTCGGACCGTTTCTATATCAAACGATTCGAAGAAGAATCCAACCTGCGCGCGGTATTCATTGTCGATTCTTCCTCTTCGATGGCTTATGGCGGACCTGAGTATTCGAAATACGATTGTGCGGCCACGATTGCCGTCTCCCTGTCGGCCGTGTTATTAAAACAGCGGGATGCGGTCGGTCTGGCGATTCTGAACGACCATGTACAGGAAGATCTGCGAACCGGGAGTACGCCTTCCCATCTCTCGAAGTTCATCGAAGTGCTGCAGCAGGTGGAACTGGCGGGAGAAACGGATATCGGACCTGCGGTCTCCCAGGTCGCCGACCAGATTCATCGCCGCGGTGTGGTGTTTGTACTCTCAGATTTATTAACGCCTCTGGATCGATTTTACGAGTCGCTGGGGAAACTGCAGCACGCCGGGCATGAAGTGATTATCCTGCATATTCTGCATCGAGATGAAGTCGAGATGCCATTCAAGGATTCAGTCATCTTTAAAGACATCGAAGGCGAAGAAGAGATCTTTGCCGAGCCCTGGGCGTTTCATAAAGCCTACCAGGCGGCCATGGAACAGTTCATTCAGGAAACACGTCAGCGCTGTCAATATTGTGGCATCGATTATCTGCAGGTGTTGACGGATCAAAATCTGGGAATTGTGTTGAGCAGTTATTTGCACAATCGTCAGTTCGCGGGGGCAAAAACACATCGTGGCAGAATGTCTGCATTAGGGGGATCTTCTCGCGATGACTCGCCCGAAGAAACTGTATCGCAGAACCCTGCCACCTGA
- a CDS encoding AAA family ATPase, with amino-acid sequence MVALEKLKVAQERIREQIRTVVIGQDDVVEQLLVSILAGGHCILEGVPGLAKTLLVSTLAKSLSLDFGRIQFTPDLMPADITGTDVIYEDRQSGTREFKFIEGPIFTNLLLADEINRTPPKTQAALLQGMQEKNISAGTKHYQLPRPFFVLATQNPIEQEGTYPLPEAQLDRFLMKIIVKYPTRDEERQIYKAVTGDDQVEPESTLTGEEVLELQHLVRRVPISDFLVDYTMDLIRATRRDGDDAPEFINRWVLWGAGPRGGQSLILAAKARAALYGRPEVTVEDLQAVAKAVLRHRIVLSYNAESEGQTPDTVIEKLIEETPLQQSAAGKDGQYERILKS; translated from the coding sequence ATGGTTGCACTGGAAAAACTGAAAGTGGCCCAGGAACGCATCCGCGAACAGATTCGTACCGTCGTGATCGGTCAGGACGATGTCGTAGAACAGTTGCTCGTCAGTATTCTGGCGGGCGGACATTGTATTCTGGAAGGCGTTCCCGGTCTGGCAAAGACGCTGCTGGTTTCGACGCTCGCCAAAAGCCTGTCATTGGATTTCGGGCGGATTCAGTTTACTCCCGACCTGATGCCCGCAGATATTACCGGGACTGACGTAATCTACGAAGATCGTCAAAGCGGGACCCGGGAATTCAAATTCATTGAAGGCCCGATCTTCACCAACCTGCTGCTGGCTGACGAAATTAACCGTACGCCTCCCAAAACCCAGGCGGCATTACTGCAGGGGATGCAGGAAAAGAATATCTCTGCGGGAACGAAACATTACCAGCTCCCCCGCCCGTTTTTTGTACTGGCAACGCAGAACCCGATTGAACAGGAAGGGACCTATCCCCTGCCTGAAGCGCAGCTGGACCGCTTCCTGATGAAGATTATCGTCAAGTATCCGACGCGTGATGAAGAACGGCAGATTTATAAAGCGGTCACAGGCGATGATCAGGTGGAGCCGGAATCGACGTTGACCGGGGAAGAAGTTCTGGAGTTGCAGCATCTGGTACGCCGAGTACCGATCAGTGATTTTCTGGTCGATTACACGATGGACCTGATCCGGGCCACACGTCGGGATGGTGACGATGCGCCTGAGTTCATCAATCGCTGGGTGTTGTGGGGCGCCGGACCGCGTGGCGGTCAGTCGCTGATTCTCGCAGCGAAAGCACGTGCCGCCCTCTATGGTCGTCCTGAAGTCACGGTGGAAGACCTGCAGGCTGTCGCGAAGGCAGTCTTAAGACATCGGATTGTGTTGTCTTACAATGCCGAGTCCGAAGGACAGACTCCCGATACCGTGATCGAGAAGCTGATTGAAGAAACACCATTACAACAGAGTGCCGCCGGAAAGGATGGACAGTATGAACGAATACTTAAATCCTGA
- a CDS encoding prenyltransferase/squalene oxidase repeat-containing protein, which produces MKINQLLTGCVLCLMLITRPAEMHAEEILPKHMTPAAVKSIERGLAYLAKQQTAGGSFQTTQDGSTYPVSMTSLAGIAFLANGNTSSRGPYADQVRKATEYVLSQAQGNGLIAAGAENGRPMYGHGFSLLFLSSVYGMETDAKVRDRIAKVVKDGIQLTASGQSNRGGWIYTPGGGDEGSVTVTQMQGLRAAHNAGFTVPKTTIQNAVRYLELCQTPEGGIRYSYSSGNDTRLPISAAAITCLYSAGEYESPLAEECMEYVYGQFKNRKNGFQSGHYFYLNLYAAQAFYQAGDEYWDAYFPGQRDSLIKSQTSNGSWNGDGIGPVFGTSVALIVLQLPYKYLPIYQR; this is translated from the coding sequence ATGAAAATTAATCAGTTGTTGACAGGCTGTGTACTGTGTCTGATGTTGATCACCAGGCCAGCCGAAATGCATGCAGAAGAAATTCTACCTAAACACATGACGCCTGCTGCCGTCAAATCGATTGAGCGTGGTCTGGCCTACCTGGCGAAACAACAGACCGCTGGAGGCAGCTTTCAGACCACTCAGGATGGCAGTACGTACCCGGTTTCCATGACCTCGCTGGCTGGCATTGCTTTTCTGGCCAACGGGAATACTTCCAGTCGCGGCCCCTATGCCGATCAGGTTCGCAAAGCGACCGAATATGTTTTAAGTCAGGCCCAGGGAAATGGACTGATCGCTGCAGGAGCAGAAAATGGACGCCCGATGTATGGTCATGGTTTCTCTTTATTGTTTCTGTCCAGCGTGTATGGCATGGAAACGGACGCGAAAGTGCGCGATCGGATTGCCAAAGTGGTCAAGGACGGAATTCAGTTAACGGCTTCCGGGCAGAGTAATAGGGGAGGCTGGATTTATACCCCCGGCGGTGGTGATGAAGGAAGTGTGACTGTCACCCAGATGCAGGGACTCCGCGCGGCACACAATGCCGGTTTTACCGTGCCCAAAACTACGATTCAGAATGCAGTTCGCTACCTGGAACTCTGCCAGACTCCCGAAGGGGGGATTCGTTACTCCTACAGCTCTGGCAACGATACCCGACTGCCGATTTCCGCGGCTGCCATTACCTGTCTGTATTCCGCGGGAGAATATGAATCGCCGCTGGCAGAAGAATGTATGGAATACGTCTATGGTCAGTTCAAGAACCGGAAAAACGGATTTCAATCGGGACATTATTTTTATCTGAACCTGTATGCTGCCCAGGCGTTTTATCAGGCAGGCGATGAATACTGGGATGCCTATTTTCCCGGACAGCGGGACAGTCTGATCAAATCACAGACATCGAATGGCAGCTGGAACGGAGATGGGATCGGTCCTGTTTTCGGCACCAGTGTGGCGCTGATCGTATTACAACTGCCTTATAAATATTTACCAATTTATCAACGCTGA
- a CDS encoding SIMPL domain-containing protein, which yields MTIPASAGENEGITVMGLGSVDAKPDVVELTGLVIGQGQLAGDAVTKFHGNRRRAETAFKNLKIPGLEVVEEGMSLYSSLNASQIQAMMRGMAVNNSDSQELSVSETLKLRVTGIDKLNSQELLETIVRIVDSGKDAGVVIGNDTTPAVPGSYNSSKARNTMATFKVTKVKELKEAAFEQAIKNARDQAEKLAKLTGVKLGKVIAIDGAGHAQEGTAAIYRQLVTRYVSASGFNHSEEQGSDMMKEIPIAVTVRVTYSIE from the coding sequence ATGACAATTCCAGCTTCAGCGGGCGAAAACGAAGGCATCACGGTGATGGGGCTGGGTAGCGTGGATGCCAAACCTGACGTTGTTGAGTTAACAGGCCTGGTCATCGGCCAGGGGCAGCTGGCGGGTGATGCGGTCACCAAATTTCATGGGAATCGCAGGCGCGCTGAAACCGCCTTCAAAAACCTGAAGATCCCCGGCCTGGAAGTCGTTGAGGAAGGCATGTCCCTTTACTCTTCTTTGAATGCGAGTCAGATCCAGGCAATGATGCGGGGCATGGCAGTCAATAATTCCGATTCCCAGGAGTTGTCTGTCTCCGAAACGCTCAAACTGCGCGTGACCGGAATTGATAAGTTAAATTCTCAGGAACTGCTGGAAACCATAGTGCGAATTGTTGATTCCGGGAAAGATGCGGGCGTGGTTATTGGCAATGACACCACGCCTGCAGTACCGGGTTCGTATAACTCGTCAAAAGCCCGCAATACGATGGCGACTTTCAAAGTGACGAAGGTGAAAGAACTGAAAGAAGCCGCCTTCGAACAGGCGATCAAGAATGCCCGGGATCAGGCCGAAAAACTCGCAAAACTGACAGGCGTCAAGCTGGGGAAAGTGATCGCCATTGATGGAGCGGGACATGCCCAGGAAGGTACAGCCGCGATTTACAGGCAGCTCGTTACCCGATATGTGTCTGCATCCGGGTTTAATCATAGTGAAGAACAAGGTTCAGACATGATGAAGGAAATCCCGATTGCCGTAACGGTTCGGGTGACTTATTCCATTGAATAA
- a CDS encoding outer membrane protein assembly factor BamB family protein, protein MLSIGAHVKHFNLNSVWTQCIVWSGVFFLFCHGDQAEAQQVILLNNAVVVQDAMAANGTSPHKMPGFSISVDEKKLNLLEDYERYIRHRMWEKALSSLKELSETKSTSRLLPTKDGFLIDAEDRIFQALASLPPEGREAFRLFFDGKARKQFEDLTVSGRLVTPQATAEARKVFSQYFLTSIGDDVADLLGNDAFEQGQFPQAARYWRAVLDHHPDSNLSEIDLNVKYALALIRHGQTEQAAATIQLIAQQYSDQKVTLGGASVDPVLYLKSLLPADSEKSISNSLATTVLSNRISKPLKMSAKQIQPRWQVTYLDQTAEQAIVNSQSDYYGRGKSYQTFVPPMAVDDKRAYFNFYGICFGVDLQTGKLVWRNSKFKDLGTNFNNYSFHQSSNLKQYHITVDGDYVLATLIPQKEMNRYRAAYRLIAYHRDSGKQLWMYSLATESFISKPLVDGEHIYVISHKQNNKLLTLNCLQLKTGKKEWSIPLGSVVAGNSSNGMTIMPIPILRKTGDSLLILTNNGALFEVSIPTRTINWAFRYPYNVDLSNTNNYNAVVDEAVQLHSEGQMLRDQNQVYFKEAGMDEVYALDLAAKKLLWKRPIKKSAQLVGIDQKNVYLMSRELEAIDRKSHELNWAVKLPVAAGGMSALLDPEQLWIFTSRGIFEISKTNGDILGIYRGQDLTSLGGSIDFRQGLVLCVSNQAVTAYPVTFPDSPEQKSKPKNQ, encoded by the coding sequence ATGTTATCTATAGGTGCGCACGTGAAACACTTCAATCTGAATTCCGTCTGGACTCAATGCATTGTCTGGTCGGGAGTGTTCTTTCTCTTCTGCCACGGGGATCAGGCTGAAGCACAACAGGTTATTCTGTTGAATAATGCTGTGGTGGTTCAGGATGCGATGGCGGCTAACGGTACTTCTCCCCACAAAATGCCGGGGTTCAGCATCTCGGTTGATGAGAAAAAGCTAAACCTGCTGGAAGATTACGAACGCTATATCCGGCATCGGATGTGGGAGAAAGCGTTGTCATCGTTAAAGGAACTTTCAGAGACGAAATCCACCTCACGATTATTGCCTACGAAAGACGGTTTTCTCATTGATGCAGAAGATCGTATCTTTCAGGCGTTGGCTTCTTTGCCGCCAGAAGGTCGAGAAGCCTTTCGACTGTTTTTTGACGGCAAAGCCCGAAAACAGTTTGAAGACCTCACCGTTTCAGGAAGACTGGTGACTCCCCAGGCGACAGCAGAAGCCAGAAAAGTATTTTCCCAGTACTTTTTGACGTCCATCGGCGATGATGTCGCTGATCTGCTGGGCAATGATGCATTCGAACAGGGGCAGTTCCCGCAGGCAGCACGTTACTGGCGTGCGGTACTGGACCATCATCCTGATTCCAATCTTTCCGAAATTGACCTCAACGTCAAATACGCGCTCGCACTGATACGTCACGGGCAAACCGAACAGGCTGCTGCGACGATTCAACTCATCGCACAACAGTATTCCGACCAGAAGGTGACGTTAGGAGGCGCCTCGGTCGATCCGGTATTGTATCTTAAATCTCTCCTGCCCGCTGATTCCGAAAAAAGTATCAGCAACTCTCTGGCGACAACAGTGCTTTCGAATCGAATTTCCAAGCCACTTAAGATGTCAGCCAAACAGATTCAACCCCGTTGGCAGGTCACCTATCTGGATCAGACGGCAGAACAGGCGATCGTGAATTCGCAATCAGACTACTATGGACGTGGGAAATCATATCAGACTTTTGTCCCGCCGATGGCCGTGGATGACAAACGGGCGTATTTTAATTTTTACGGGATCTGTTTTGGAGTCGATCTGCAGACCGGTAAGCTGGTGTGGCGGAACTCGAAGTTCAAGGACCTCGGCACGAATTTCAATAACTACAGTTTTCATCAGTCATCCAATTTGAAGCAGTACCACATTACGGTGGATGGTGATTACGTTCTGGCAACGTTGATCCCACAGAAAGAGATGAACCGCTATCGTGCGGCTTATCGATTGATTGCCTATCATCGTGATTCAGGGAAACAGCTTTGGATGTACAGTCTGGCGACTGAGAGTTTTATCTCAAAACCGCTCGTCGATGGCGAACACATTTATGTGATCTCACACAAGCAGAATAATAAATTATTGACACTGAACTGCCTGCAATTGAAAACCGGGAAGAAAGAATGGTCAATTCCCCTGGGGAGTGTGGTTGCCGGAAATTCATCGAACGGAATGACCATCATGCCAATTCCGATTCTAAGGAAGACGGGAGACAGCCTGTTAATATTAACGAATAATGGCGCCCTGTTTGAAGTCAGCATTCCCACCAGAACCATCAACTGGGCATTTCGGTATCCCTACAATGTCGATCTGTCCAATACCAATAATTACAACGCGGTGGTTGATGAAGCGGTCCAGTTGCATTCTGAAGGTCAGATGCTGCGGGATCAGAATCAGGTTTATTTCAAAGAAGCGGGCATGGATGAAGTCTATGCTCTGGATCTGGCAGCAAAAAAATTACTCTGGAAACGCCCGATCAAAAAATCAGCTCAGTTGGTGGGCATTGATCAGAAGAATGTCTATCTCATGTCTCGCGAGTTGGAAGCAATTGACCGTAAGTCGCATGAATTGAACTGGGCAGTCAAGTTACCCGTTGCCGCCGGAGGCATGAGTGCCCTGCTCGACCCGGAGCAGCTATGGATCTTTACCAGTCGGGGGATTTTTGAGATTTCCAAGACAAATGGCGACATTCTCGGGATCTATCGAGGGCAAGATCTGACTTCTCTGGGAGGCTCGATCGATTTCAGGCAGGGACTCGTACTGTGTGTCTCAAATCAGGCTGTGACGGCCTACCCGGTGACTTTTCCCGATTCACCAGAACAGAAGTCAAAACCCAAAAATCAATAA
- a CDS encoding DNA alkylation repair protein has translation MPEPLKDRYDEVYLNRLIEELSRHSPRFPRKRMLQFVFDEQWEQRELKQRMRHITHALHEFLPKDYGTALSVLEQSAPAFGGFEAMFFPDFVEVYGQADWDRSLHALEHFTKYSSSEFAVRPFIIQDQQRMVRQLKRWAASSDHHVRRLASEGSRPRLPWAMALPAFKQNPVPVLPILNRLKADPSEYVRRSVANHLNDISKDHPDVVLSLAEQWLKGKQETRWIVKHGCRTLLKQGDPQTLALFGYRKPEDLRIRKFQLRPPVINMGEQVEFEFELVSRTTALGQIRVEYAVEFVRLKGTSTRKVFKISEGVYPEHSRLYRSKHSFKPISTRNYYPGTHRLAIIVNGHQLKQAEFELQDH, from the coding sequence ATGCCTGAACCGCTGAAAGACCGCTATGATGAAGTCTATCTCAATCGTCTGATTGAGGAACTCTCCCGCCATTCGCCACGCTTTCCACGAAAGCGTATGCTGCAGTTTGTATTTGACGAACAATGGGAACAGCGCGAACTCAAACAGCGGATGCGGCATATTACGCATGCATTGCACGAGTTTCTGCCAAAAGATTATGGGACAGCACTCAGTGTATTAGAGCAGTCTGCCCCCGCTTTCGGCGGCTTTGAGGCGATGTTCTTCCCTGACTTTGTCGAAGTCTATGGTCAGGCCGACTGGGATCGTTCCCTGCACGCGCTGGAGCATTTCACAAAGTATTCCAGCAGTGAATTTGCGGTCCGCCCGTTTATTATACAGGATCAGCAGCGCATGGTCCGCCAGTTAAAGCGCTGGGCAGCGTCGTCCGATCATCATGTCCGCAGACTGGCTTCTGAGGGGAGTCGTCCCCGCTTGCCCTGGGCGATGGCTTTACCTGCCTTTAAACAGAATCCTGTACCCGTATTGCCGATCCTGAATCGGTTGAAAGCCGATCCCAGCGAGTATGTCAGGCGGAGTGTCGCCAATCATCTGAATGACATTTCCAAGGATCATCCCGATGTCGTACTTTCGCTCGCGGAGCAGTGGCTCAAAGGAAAACAGGAAACACGCTGGATTGTGAAGCACGGCTGTCGGACATTATTAAAACAGGGAGATCCGCAGACGCTGGCTCTGTTCGGATATCGCAAACCGGAGGATCTCAGAATCAGAAAGTTTCAACTCCGACCGCCTGTTATCAATATGGGAGAACAGGTGGAGTTTGAGTTTGAACTGGTTTCGCGTACAACGGCACTGGGGCAAATTCGCGTGGAGTATGCTGTTGAATTTGTGAGGCTGAAGGGAACATCGACCCGTAAAGTATTTAAGATTTCGGAAGGTGTATACCCTGAGCATTCCAGATTGTATCGGTCAAAGCATTCCTTCAAACCCATTTCCACACGCAACTATTATCCCGGCACCCATCGTCTGGCGATTATTGTTAATGGTCATCAGTTGAAGCAGGCAGAATTTGAGTTGCAGGATCACTGA
- a CDS encoding DUF1501 domain-containing protein has translation MLIIPGQPGKEVCESRNQISRRDLLRVGGSGMMGMGLGSMLQLQEAAANSNEGGGPGWAKAKSVILIFLQGGPSHLDLWDPKENVPDNVRSVFNPISTKLPGVQFTELLPNLAQNNDKFTMIRSMSYTPKGLFNHTAAIYQMLTGYTTDKVSPSGQLEPPTPKDFPNFGSNIIRLQPPQVSMLPFVMLPRPLQESNVVGKAGTAGFLGRAYDPYYLYPPGDDMDMNKMDKISVDDLKLRPDVYTSRLQRRASLRDTINKGMPQLNKAVEDYKLDKYYTRALDLVISGRARDAFSLDQESDAVRDQYGRNTFGQSLLLARRLVEAGTRVVEVVWPKVANSNNHSWDVHSGLTNRLKNQSAPMFDQGLASLISDLYDRGTLDETLVVAVGEFGRSPQRGVSTSGNSNSDDGRDHWPYCYTSLLAGAGIKRGYVHGESDKTGSSPRKDPVHPRELLATIYHSFGINPETIVYNHLNQPRELVKAQAVTKLMG, from the coding sequence ATGCTGATCATTCCCGGTCAACCAGGCAAGGAAGTATGTGAGTCTCGAAATCAAATTTCACGACGCGATCTGTTACGGGTTGGTGGTTCCGGCATGATGGGGATGGGACTGGGTTCCATGCTGCAACTGCAGGAAGCGGCTGCCAACAGTAATGAAGGTGGTGGTCCAGGCTGGGCCAAAGCCAAGAGCGTGATTCTGATCTTTCTGCAGGGCGGACCCAGTCATCTCGATTTGTGGGATCCCAAAGAAAACGTACCCGATAACGTACGCAGCGTGTTTAACCCCATCTCCACGAAACTGCCTGGAGTGCAGTTTACCGAACTGCTTCCCAATCTGGCTCAGAATAACGACAAGTTCACGATGATCCGCTCGATGAGCTACACACCCAAAGGGCTCTTCAATCATACCGCGGCCATCTATCAGATGTTAACCGGCTACACGACCGATAAGGTCAGCCCTTCAGGTCAGCTGGAACCACCCACACCCAAGGACTTCCCGAACTTTGGTTCCAATATTATCCGTCTGCAGCCTCCACAGGTTTCCATGTTACCATTCGTGATGCTGCCACGTCCTCTGCAGGAAAGTAATGTGGTCGGTAAAGCGGGTACCGCAGGCTTCCTGGGACGTGCTTATGATCCTTACTATCTGTATCCCCCCGGAGACGATATGGATATGAACAAGATGGATAAGATCAGCGTGGATGATCTGAAGCTGCGACCGGATGTGTATACATCTCGTTTACAGCGTCGGGCCAGCCTGCGAGATACAATTAACAAAGGTATGCCTCAGCTCAATAAGGCGGTCGAAGACTACAAGCTCGATAAATATTACACGCGTGCTCTGGATCTGGTGATTTCCGGACGCGCCCGTGATGCGTTTTCCCTGGATCAGGAATCGGACGCCGTCCGTGATCAATATGGTCGCAATACGTTCGGGCAGAGTCTGTTGCTGGCAAGACGCCTGGTTGAAGCGGGAACGCGCGTGGTGGAAGTGGTCTGGCCAAAGGTCGCCAATTCCAATAACCATTCCTGGGACGTCCATAGTGGTTTGACCAATCGTCTGAAAAATCAGTCGGCTCCCATGTTCGATCAGGGACTGGCCAGTCTGATTTCTGATTTATACGACCGTGGTACATTGGATGAGACCCTGGTCGTAGCTGTGGGTGAATTCGGACGCAGCCCGCAACGCGGCGTCAGTACTTCAGGAAACTCGAACAGTGATGACGGTCGTGATCACTGGCCTTACTGTTACACTTCCCTGCTCGCAGGGGCCGGCATTAAACGGGGCTACGTGCATGGCGAATCGGACAAAACCGGTTCCAGCCCGCGCAAAGATCCCGTCCATCCCCGCGAGCTGTTGGCAACGATTTACCATTCGTTCGGAATTAATCCGGAAACGATTGTGTATAACCATCTGAATCAGCCACGCGAACTGGTGAAAGCCCAGGCTGTTACCAAACTGATGGGGTAA